The stretch of DNA GACTGTCGCACCCGGGAGCTTGCCCTGCTTTCTGATCATTATCATGCCCTTGTTGTATCGTAATGCTAGTGCGCATGCAATTGGAAATCCGCGAGACTCGATTCCTGCAAATACATCTACGTCATTTGTATGGTATCGTTTTGCAAATTCATCTATGCAATGCGACATGGCAGACGGATTTTTTAAAATCGGGCTGATGTCTCTAAATAAAATTCCCTTCTTTGGAAAGTCTGGATATTCTGTGATGATGTTTTGAAGATTCACAAGTTTGTGGGTTTGGCAGAGTAATAAAAAGGGTTTCCTGATTTATTGCAGATCAAATACAGTCTCTGCAGTTTCCGTTCCAACGGTTGCCTTGATGGTGTACTTGCCTGGCTCCATTCCCTGCGGTACTGGCCACAATGTCTGGAAACCGCCTTCTTTGGTTGAGCTCATGCTCAGGTCTATTATCTTGTTGTTCTTTGAATCCGATATTGTGATGACTACTGTCTGGGTCTTTCCTCCACCAATACCTGTAATCGTCATGTAATCGCCTGCCTTGTACGGTGTGGTCTTGTCCGTTTTGATGTTGAATGTCTTTGTTGCGGTTCCAGAAACTGTGAACTTGGCATCTGCGAACTTGGCACCGCTTTTTGCTTTTATTATCCAAGGTCCTTGCTTTGCATCGCTTGGAACTCTGAATGTTCCCTCAGAGAACTTGCCTTCCTTGTCGGAGAAGATGTCTTTTTTCTTTATTATTTTGCCCTCTGGGTCTGTCATTTCTAAACTCAGAATTGCGTTTGGATTAGTAGAGCCCAAAACCAAAATGTTGTCGCCTGGGAGATACTCTGGCTTTGTTGCTTGAATTGAGATATTTCCTGTAGTTGTTTGAAGGCCCACGGAGAATACAAGACTCGCCTCAGATTGTGGGTGCTGGATCACTACGGTGTAAACTCCTGACTTGTATTCGCTTAGTACCAAATCGTGTTCTTTACTGCCGTCAAGACCTAATGAGATGCTTTCTGTAAGTTTGACTTTGTCGCCAGGATCAATAACCAAAATGGATATTGTTGATTTGGCAGGACCATTGATTGTAAGCTTGGCAGTCTCTGATGATGCATAATTTAGCTTGTCGAATTTGGCAATAATTTGTGGGCTTGGGAGCTCGCCTAGTCCGACTCGAACTATCTCTGTTTCATCTCCCTGAGTCAAAAACACCACATAGGTTCCTTTGGTGGATGTAGCTACAGTTTGATATTCAAATGCAAATGTGCCGGACTCGTCAAGCTCTAGCAAATCCGAAAAAATTTCTTTTCCTATTGGATCGTTGATCACAACTTGGAGTGTCTGGCTAGGCTTTGCCGTTCCATTGAAGAGGAATTTTTCACCAGGATCGTATTTTGTCTTTGATGAATCTGTTTTGATTATCTTTGTTATGGATATGCTAAGGGATTTTGTAATGGTGTTGATGCCGTCGCTGAATTCTACGTTTCTTGTGCCTAGTGGTGCATCTAGCGGTATTACGGTTTCGTGCTGCCAGTTACCTTGTGTGTCTACTGAGACTACTGCTTGGTATTGCTTGTTGCCTTCCAAGTCTTTGCCTGTTATAGTTACAGAGCTTCCGGGCTTGCCTGTTCCTCTTGCAGTTACTGTCTGGCCTGGCTCTGCTATTGCGACATAATTGTCAACTGTGAGTTTTTTGATATTTTGCGGTGCTGCAATTTCTTCTGATTTATCGATTCTTATGCTGATTGTCTTTTTGTTTCCCTGCGAGTCAGCAAGTGACAGATCGACTCTGTCCGCCTGTATTGTAAGTGGGATCTTGGCAGTCCCAACAACACGACCGCTTTCATCGGTTTGGATGTCTTCTAACCTTTCATTGTTTATTAGGAAGTTGAGCACGGTGTTTTTTGGGAATCCCTCACCTACTATTCTGATACTGTCTCCGGTTTTTGGAGATTCTGGAATTATTTTGAATGTTGCACTTTCAATGTTTACTGGTTGTGCAGGCTTGTCTGGTTGTTGTGGTGTCTCTGGTGTTGTCGATTTTGCTTCCTGACCTGGCGTGACTTTGCCAATTGACAGCTCATTTCCAGCACTGTCAGATGTTTTCCAATTCACTCCGGGGCTTTCGATTTCTGTCTTTATTCCAAACTTGACAGACTCTCCTGGGCCCAATGGCTCCGCTGATGTGAACACTAGGACTCCTTGTGGGTTTTTTATTCCGGTCCAACCCTTTTCTGCCTTGAATGACTTGAAGGTGCCAGAATCTTTGCCGAGCCATAGCTTTACCGTATAAACTGGAGATGAATCATTGTTTGTAAATTCCAAGAGTGTGGTTTTTTCAAAAGCTGTACTTTTTGCGCCAGTCTCTGCGCTTGCTAGGCCAGAAGCTGAAAATATGAAAACGGTAAAAATTCCTAAAATGGCAAAAACGGAATAATTCACGTGCAATCTACCTGCCTTCACGAATATTGTTTATTTACTCTTTTTGAGCGTTGGTGATGACTTGTGCGTAAAATACTTTAAGCAGCTATCGAGGCTTGCTTCGCTGGAACTTGGTCAGGCCCACATGGGCAGTCATGTTTTGGTGCTGTCTTATCCTCTCTGCAATAAGTCTGAACAATCCTCGGAACTGGTCCTTTGTCTTGTCTGAGAGGAAATCCGCTTCTTTTAGTGCAATTTTTTCGCAAATGTATCGAGCGATTTCTTCAATGTCAAAATCGTTCCAGCCGTCGTCTCGGTGTTCGTACCAAATGTCTTTGAGGCTTTCGATTATTCCTTTTTTGTTTCTAGCCAGAACCTCTTCTCTTGTTAGGTTTCGGAATCCTTCCTTTCTTAGCTTGATTTCATATGTCTGGTTTACTGCATGCAAATAGTCTTCTGGTAGTATGAGGTCTTCTATTGACTCAATTGACTTTCCGCCCTGTTCTAGGTATATGATTTGCATGTCTGTAAACTCGTTTGCCTTGAGCTGTTCTGCTATTTTCTTTGATTCTAGGGTGTTATCTAAAATCACAAAGACATTGTGGCCGTGGTTTCTGTAGAATATGGCAAGTGGTAGCGTAGAGTTTTTGCTGTATGACGCAACAACGTTTAGCGGATTCATCGAAATATTTGGATCCTCTAGGAACTTGTCAAATGAATTCAGAAACATTGCATCTGACATTGTCTCTACTATTATGACTGGTCGAGAGTTGGTGCCAATTTCTCTGTCCACAATAGATTCTACTAGTCCTCGTGACAAGCCATACAAAATTGGGATTAGTGTGGCGTCGTCAGCATTCCAGTAATCATAGTGGATTCTGCTGAGGTGCTTTCGTTTGTCCAACTCCACTACAAGCAGGTTGCCTGGAGTGTAATCAAATATCATAAATGGCGAATGGGTTGCATATAGGACCTGGTTTGAGCCTGCCAAATTCTTGAGAAGGTCAGATATTCCCATTTGTTGTGCTGGGTGAAGGTTTCTTGCAGGCTCATCCAAAAGCAAAATTGCCTCTTTGAGCTCTGCTCGCTGTGTTTCTGCTGCAAAGTTTACAATGAATGAAAATGTCCACTTGAATCCTTCAGCTCTTCTGCTTAGAAGACCTGTGTTTGTCACGGTTCCATCCCTGTGCACATCAGATATTACGACACTCATGATGTTGCCTGGGTTGTATCGCAGATCAACATGGATTGGGTCGCCCTTCCACGCCGGATTTAGTCTGTCAGTTAATCTTCGGCTTGCAGTGTTTAGGAGCTTGATCAGCTTTGGCGGGCTGGATTTGTATTCTTCAAGTTTTTCAGTGTCCAGCTCTGCCAGATAGAACAAGTTTCGGACTGTTTCGGCCTTGTCAAATTCCTCATAACCTGCACCTTCCAGCTTTTGTGTTTCCTTGATGTATTCGTCGAGATTTATGTTGCCATAGATTTTCTTATAGTCAGAAAAGTAGACAAATCTTGGATGCAGGTGTTCTAGGACAAAGTTCTCTAGCGCTGTTTTTTCCGTAGCTCCAACTAGTAGCTCATCGTAGGTCTTTTCTCGCTCTTGGTAGAATCTTGACCACTCTGAGAGAATGTATGGCTCATCAGCTGCAAGCATGTTCAACGAATTGTTAAAGACTGTCATTTCGCTGAGGAATGTCTCTCTGTCCTTTGGTGGAGGACCTTCGAAGAACTTGGTGTCAAACTGAATCCTAATGTGGTTTGGTATCGCGGAGATAAAGTTTAGAATTTTCTCTGTATAATTTTCCCAGGAATTTAGCGCCTTGTCTTTTTCCTCGCTTATTTTTACAGAGCCAAAGTCATACTGGATCTTCTGACTCTTGTTGGTCCTAAAGATCCTCATGGCTGTGATCTCTGGCAAGTGCGGGAATCTTTCCTTGATTAGTTTGGTTTCTTGGCCGGTTAGATGAAAGTCGCCTTCGACTATGACTATTTCTGACTTTAGCTCCTCTGTCATTTCATCGCACAAATCCAACTCAGATACTCGCTCGTCTCGGTTTAGCAGAGTCAATGCCTGCAGAATTGTGGTCTTGCCGCTTTCGTTTCGCCCAACAAATGCTGCCAGGTCGCCAACTTTGATTTCGCCAGAATCGTGAATGCATCGATATGCACGCACTCGGAATTTTCTTAATCGCATCTAGCGCACATCTGGGGTGGCAACGATTTAACTTATTCGTCATTGTGATACGCACAAAAATTGCTATAGATATAAAAACACAAGATGCCAAGAAAAACTAAATGGCATCAAAAGGCATCGCGATTTTCATAATTCCAATAATTTTCTCATTTGTGTATGGGGGAGCAGTCCTCGGAACGGCGCTTTCTGGACAAATGGACGCAGTGCAGACACACTCTGGTGGCGCTATTGATATTTTGGACTTGCAATCTCAGTACTCTAGTGGAGAAAAGACTAGTGTGCAAATCTCAGTTGATGACTCTGCATATGATTGCGGGGATCTGTACATTACCATTTATGATGTCTCCGGAGGACAAAAAAAGGCAGTGAAGCAGGGTGCATTCTTTGATCAGTGTTATGGAGAATCTGGAACCCTGCCAATCAATGACAAATTTTCAGAAACAATTGACGCAGGACAATACTTGCTTGAAGTTCAATTATTTGACAAAAACGGAGACAAGTTCCTTAGCGCATCTCAGAGATTTAGCGTACAATAATGCGATGTTATATATTGTAAAACAAGCGTGATTCATCATGGCAAAAAAGGCTGCTGAGAAAGATTCTAAGAAAGACAAGAAAAAAGAAGAAAAGAAAACCAAGCCTGCAAAGGAAGAAAAAAAGACAAAGGCGGCCAAAGAAGACAAGAAAAAAGACAAAAAAGAAAAACTGGTCAAAAAGGAAGCAAAAGAAGAAAAAAAGAAAAAGAAGGAAGAAGAGGAACCAGAAAAAACACTAGAAGAGCAACTAGAAGAAGAATTAACAGATGAGGAAATTGAGAATTTCCAAATCGATAAAGTTGACATGGAAAAGCTCACAAACCGTGTCTGTCTGTTTTTGGCAAATTATGATGACGGCATTGTTCAAAGCGAATTATGGAAGAAATTCAAACTTACTAGCCGTGATGGCTCTAGATTGGCGCTAAAACTAGAAAGAATGGGAATCATTACCCGTGAAAAAATTCTTGAAAACAAGAGATGGACCTATGTTCTAAAAATCAAAAAGACTCCTGTCAGCACTGACTCTATTGAGAATGCACCGTGCTTGGTGTGTCCTGTAGAACAAAAATGCTCGCTTGATGGCGAAGTGAGTCCACGAACATGTCAGTGGATTGAAGAGTGGTCAATCAATGAACTCTCTAAACCAAAGAAAAAGAAAGAACAATGAAACTACTAGATGCAAAACGTGATCATTATAGAAAGCTAGCAAAAGAGCAAGGATATAGAAGCCGTGCAACATACAAACTGCTTGAGCTAAACAATTCGTATAGGATAATTGGTCCCGGATTCAATGTTGTGGATTTGGGATGCGCACCGGGTGGATGGTTGCAGGCTGCAGTAAAGCTTGCAGGCAACAAGGGACGGGTCGTTGGAATTGACACATCATACATGGACGAGGTAGATGGTGCTCACTTTATCAAAGGAAGCGTAGAGGACGAATCCGTTGTCGATGAAATCATCGAATATCTTGGAACAAAGGCAAACGCCGTAGTCTGCGATATTTCTCCGCAAATTACTGGCCACTGGTCAATGGATCATGCAAAACAAATCTCTCTGAATTATTCCTGCTCCAAAATAATGGATAGAGTATTGGCGCAAAAAGGAAATGCACTGTTCAAGGTTTTTGATGGCGAATACTCTATGGAGTTTCGTGATTATCTGAAAAAGAAGTTTGCCAAGGTTCATCTAAAAAAGCCAAACGCCAGCAGAAAACCAAGCAGCGAACTGTATTTTGTCTGCCTTGGATATGGCCTAGGCTGAAAAAATCTCTTTGATCTTGTCTATTTTGGAATTAGTCCTAAATCCAGTTGGATTAAACGAGGTGGGGCTGGCAGAAAATCCGTTTTGCTGCAGTCTTGATATTATTTGGTCTAGCGGAATTGGTGCTGACTTGAGACGCTCGGCAATCTCATCTAGGGTGTAGTAGCAAGCAGGCATCTCGGATTCAAGTAGTGCTTTTTGGATTGCCTTTTCGCATTTTTTATCCACATAATCTGGAATGTTCTGAATCATCTGCGCAACAAAGTCTTTGTCAAATAATTTGCCGATCCAAAGGGGGCCTGCCAACTCTATTGTACTAGAACACAGCTCACAACTGGATATTGACTCTGATGTTGCGCGTCTATTTCCACAGTTTTTGCAGTGGGCAATGTATCCGATTTGGTCACGCGTGTCTGGCTTGTTTAGTATTCTAAGATAAACCCGATAATAATGCTGGTTTGTCTCTACAAACATTGGCGTTGCCTCTACGTCTAGTCTGGCTGCAACAGAAATCGTTAGGCCTAGGATCAATCGAATTGATATTTCGTTGCTGTATGCTGTCTTGACTGGAATTCCGTGGTATTTTTTCTTGCAGGCATCCTTGAACAATCCGTGCAGTACCTGTAGATCTGTTGCGGAAACTGATAACATCCCCTTGTGAACGGTTGCCCTAATTCCACAGTCAATGTATTTTGCAGGAGAACCAAACGGATCAATGTCTACAATTGCCCCGCGACTGCCCTTTTTTGAAAATGCGTTGAAAAACTGGCAAATGTCGTTTTTTGATACTTGATAATTTGCCAGATTGTTTATCTCGGCAGATTTTTTTGATAATTCTAGGGCACTTGGGTTTAGGTCGTTTACAAAGACCTCAGTACCTGGTATCTCGTTTGCCACACGCAGTCCGCGTGCGCCAAGGCCAGAGAGTCCATCTAAAAATAACTTTTGACCTTCAAAGTTTTTCAAAAACGTGGAATAAACAATAATGGAAAAATCGCGGCTCAGCTTTGCCCTTGGGTTGAAAAACGCAATGTCTCGCGGTGGGACCTTTTGCTCCAAAGCCCCCCTTGGAATTAGGATCTGCGTTTTTCCCTCTGTAATGGTTGTGATTTGGTTGTCTATCTGCAATTGATCGCAAGTATTTTTCTCTAAAACGGTTTAATACGTATCTGTTCGAGTCAGACTCGTGCTGGTTTGTGGCGTAGATGAGGCAGGAAGGGGCTCCATGCTAGGTCCTTTGGTTGTTGCAGCAATTGCGATAGAAAAATCAAAAATTCCGGAACTAGAAAAAATTGGAGTCAAGGATTCCAAGAAACTATCTCCAAAGACACGAGAAACACTATACAAGAAAATAATCAAAATTGTAGATGATTATCAAATATCAAAGGCAACCCCAAAACAAATAGATCTGGCAGTAAACCAGCACAAGCTTAACAACTTGGAATTGATTCACATGGCCAAAGTCATAACAAAACTGCAACCTTATGTTTCATATGTTGATTCATGCGATGTGAATGCAACACGATTTGGAAAAGAGATCGCCAAAATCACACACAGTAAAATAAAGTCATACCATCATGCAGACTCTAAATTCGTCGTAGTCTCTGCGGCGTCAATTATTGCCAAGGTGACTCGTGACAGAGCAATTGCAAGCCTTGCAAAAAAACATCCAGTGGGAAGTGGATATCCTTCTGATTCCAAGACTGTATTGTTTGTAAAAAACTGGTTTTTGCAAAACGGCAAGCTGCCCAACTATGTTAGAAAGAGCTGGGCTCCATCAAAACTGATTATGTCTCAGCCCTTGGCGTGATATTTTGCCACGACTAAGCCGTGGTCTTTGTCGTATGGTTCTAGCGTCATGTCTTGTATGATCTCAAAGTTATTTTGGAGTTTTTTCATCTCGCTTTGAATGACGTTTTTTGGTGACTGGGTGACATCAATGCTTCTTGTTTTGATTACTAGGAAGAGATATCCGCCGTCTTTGAGGTATGCCTGGCAGTTTGTTATGGCGATCTCTGTTTGATCTGGCTGTGCTATGTCAGAATAGACGACATCTACCTTGCCGTACACGGAAAAATACTGTTTTGGGTGTCTTGCGTCCTGCAATATTGGTACGACATTTTTTCTAAAATTTGCAACCCTGTCTAAAAAGTCCCGAGCTACTCTGCTTGCATGCTCTACTGCAAAGACTATGCCATTATATCCCACAATGTCTGATATGTGAGATACTGTTGTACCTGTAGATGCGCCTAGATACAAAACCTTGGTGCCATGAGTGATGGGAAATACATCTAATCCAATATACAGAGCAGCTGCTAGCTTGCTTCGAAACGGATCCCAAATTCGATATTCTATTTTGGACTTTTTGTAGAGTTTCTCACCATAAACAGTATTTCCTTCAACATAATTTTCAGTGGCTAGTCTTTTTTGGCCGTCAAGTCTTAGCCAAATAAAATCAGAATCTTCGCTTTCCAAACTTTTTTCGCTTGCCGGAATCCCCTCTAAATTCTCTACGAGGGCCGTCTGATTCTCCTCTGGATCTGAATCCGTCACGTCTAGAATCCCTATCTCTGAAGCTTTGATGTGGCTTGTCATCTCTGAATCCTTGGCGTGATCTATCATCTCTATCTCTGAAACTATCACGCGGCCTATCGTCCCGATTTCTATTCCTAAAACTATCACGCGGCCTATCGTCCCGATTTCTATTCCTAAAACTATCACGCGGCCTATCATCACTTCTTCCAAAACCTCTAGAATCTCTATCTCTTGGTCTTCTGTCTCGTCTATCGTCTCTTCTTCCAAAGTCGTGATGTCCTTCTCTTTGTGGTTGCGGTGGACGCTCTGTTGGCTCTTTGTATTTTTCTCCAATCTCTGTGACTCGAACATTTAGCTTGTCCAGTAGAGTCTGGTTTAGACCTGCACCGTATACATCAACACGTGCAGCAATTGCTGCCTTTGATGCAATGGCTCGAGCCATCTTGCCTCTCTGCCATCGTGGTGCGGCATGAACTATTGGATGCTGGAACAAAATTCCATGTTTTGGTGGCTGAGTTCCGGTCTTTAGTGCCCGGAATAGAGCTTTTTCTGCGCCAAGGACTTGGATAGTGCTTGCAGGAAGTGTCGCCAATTTCTTGATGCTGCCCGCTTTAGCCAAAATTCTTGCCCCTACTGCAGTGCCAAGTATAGCTGCAACGTTTGGAGCAATGACATTCATCTGAGATTCAATATGGGATTCAATTGCATTTCTTGCCTTTGCCATGTCAAGAATTTGTCTTGCTATGGATTGCACTATGGCAAGATTTTCTTGGGAAATGTCGCCACCCTTGCTCTTTTGCTGAATTACAGAAAGCATCTGGACTTTGGAATCCGGAAAGCCTGCGTCTTGGTAGACTTTGTCTGAAAGAGAAGATCTGTTTCCTGCCATGACAATTTGCGCATAACCATTTATGCTGTCTATAATGTTGTCTAGCTCCGGAAAGTGCAGGCCGTACCATTCTCGCAGTCTTGATGATAAACCGTTAATCATTACGTCCATTTCGTCCAGCGCATTGATTGCCTGGATGATGTGCAGGTCTGGACTCTGGGATACCTCAGTAACTCTTGATGCCGATAGCGATAATGCAAAGTCTCTAAGCTTCGACATGGCGTCGCCGATATTTTTTGCAAAGCCAGCGTCAACTAGGACTTGGGGCTTGTTTGCCTGGATTTCATCCATCTGCTTTTCGTCCATTATCTGGACGTCAAGCGATTCTTTTTTGAGCGCCTTGAGCAATGCGTCATCGCTTATGAAAAATCCTGCGTTTAGTTCTCTGAGATAATTAATGACGGAATTGTTTTTGAGATTGCCCTTT from Candidatus Nitrosotenuis aquarius encodes:
- a CDS encoding adenine phosphoribosyltransferase → MNLQNIITEYPDFPKKGILFRDISPILKNPSAMSHCIDEFAKRYHTNDVDVFAGIESRGFPIACALALRYNKGMIMIRKQGKLPGATVKRSYSIEYGKATMEIQKNAINKDQRVVICDDLLATGGTAKAAAELIERLDGQVTGFAFMVELTELGGIKKISKYRTESLVRY
- a CDS encoding biofilm-associated protein, which encodes MKAGRLHVNYSVFAILGIFTVFIFSASGLASAETGAKSTAFEKTTLLEFTNNDSSPVYTVKLWLGKDSGTFKSFKAEKGWTGIKNPQGVLVFTSAEPLGPGESVKFGIKTEIESPGVNWKTSDSAGNELSIGKVTPGQEAKSTTPETPQQPDKPAQPVNIESATFKIIPESPKTGDSIRIVGEGFPKNTVLNFLINNERLEDIQTDESGRVVGTAKIPLTIQADRVDLSLADSQGNKKTISIRIDKSEEIAAPQNIKKLTVDNYVAIAEPGQTVTARGTGKPGSSVTITGKDLEGNKQYQAVVSVDTQGNWQHETVIPLDAPLGTRNVEFSDGINTITKSLSISITKIIKTDSSKTKYDPGEKFLFNGTAKPSQTLQVVINDPIGKEIFSDLLELDESGTFAFEYQTVATSTKGTYVVFLTQGDETEIVRVGLGELPSPQIIAKFDKLNYASSETAKLTINGPAKSTISILVIDPGDKVKLTESISLGLDGSKEHDLVLSEYKSGVYTVVIQHPQSEASLVFSVGLQTTTGNISIQATKPEYLPGDNILVLGSTNPNAILSLEMTDPEGKIIKKKDIFSDKEGKFSEGTFRVPSDAKQGPWIIKAKSGAKFADAKFTVSGTATKTFNIKTDKTTPYKAGDYMTITGIGGGKTQTVVITISDSKNNKIIDLSMSSTKEGGFQTLWPVPQGMEPGKYTIKATVGTETAETVFDLQ
- a CDS encoding AAA family ATPase codes for the protein MRLRKFRVRAYRCIHDSGEIKVGDLAAFVGRNESGKTTILQALTLLNRDERVSELDLCDEMTEELKSEIVIVEGDFHLTGQETKLIKERFPHLPEITAMRIFRTNKSQKIQYDFGSVKISEEKDKALNSWENYTEKILNFISAIPNHIRIQFDTKFFEGPPPKDRETFLSEMTVFNNSLNMLAADEPYILSEWSRFYQEREKTYDELLVGATEKTALENFVLEHLHPRFVYFSDYKKIYGNINLDEYIKETQKLEGAGYEEFDKAETVRNLFYLAELDTEKLEEYKSSPPKLIKLLNTASRRLTDRLNPAWKGDPIHVDLRYNPGNIMSVVISDVHRDGTVTNTGLLSRRAEGFKWTFSFIVNFAAETQRAELKEAILLLDEPARNLHPAQQMGISDLLKNLAGSNQVLYATHSPFMIFDYTPGNLLVVELDKRKHLSRIHYDYWNADDATLIPILYGLSRGLVESIVDREIGTNSRPVIIVETMSDAMFLNSFDKFLEDPNISMNPLNVVASYSKNSTLPLAIFYRNHGHNVFVILDNTLESKKIAEQLKANEFTDMQIIYLEQGGKSIESIEDLILPEDYLHAVNQTYEIKLRKEGFRNLTREEVLARNKKGIIESLKDIWYEHRDDGWNDFDIEEIARYICEKIALKEADFLSDKTKDQFRGLFRLIAERIRQHQNMTAHVGLTKFQRSKPR
- a CDS encoding helix-turn-helix transcriptional regulator, with product MAKKAAEKDSKKDKKKEEKKTKPAKEEKKTKAAKEDKKKDKKEKLVKKEAKEEKKKKKEEEEPEKTLEEQLEEELTDEEIENFQIDKVDMEKLTNRVCLFLANYDDGIVQSELWKKFKLTSRDGSRLALKLERMGIITREKILENKRWTYVLKIKKTPVSTDSIENAPCLVCPVEQKCSLDGEVSPRTCQWIEEWSINELSKPKKKKEQ
- a CDS encoding RlmE family RNA methyltransferase → MKLLDAKRDHYRKLAKEQGYRSRATYKLLELNNSYRIIGPGFNVVDLGCAPGGWLQAAVKLAGNKGRVVGIDTSYMDEVDGAHFIKGSVEDESVVDEIIEYLGTKANAVVCDISPQITGHWSMDHAKQISLNYSCSKIMDRVLAQKGNALFKVFDGEYSMEFRDYLKKKFAKVHLKKPNASRKPSSELYFVCLGYGLG
- a CDS encoding tRNA (guanine-N1)-methyltransferase; protein product: MQIDNQITTITEGKTQILIPRGALEQKVPPRDIAFFNPRAKLSRDFSIIVYSTFLKNFEGQKLFLDGLSGLGARGLRVANEIPGTEVFVNDLNPSALELSKKSAEINNLANYQVSKNDICQFFNAFSKKGSRGAIVDIDPFGSPAKYIDCGIRATVHKGMLSVSATDLQVLHGLFKDACKKKYHGIPVKTAYSNEISIRLILGLTISVAARLDVEATPMFVETNQHYYRVYLRILNKPDTRDQIGYIAHCKNCGNRRATSESISSCELCSSTIELAGPLWIGKLFDKDFVAQMIQNIPDYVDKKCEKAIQKALLESEMPACYYTLDEIAERLKSAPIPLDQIISRLQQNGFSASPTSFNPTGFRTNSKIDKIKEIFSA
- the rnhB gene encoding ribonuclease HII, whose translation is MLVCGVDEAGRGSMLGPLVVAAIAIEKSKIPELEKIGVKDSKKLSPKTRETLYKKIIKIVDDYQISKATPKQIDLAVNQHKLNNLELIHMAKVITKLQPYVSYVDSCDVNATRFGKEIAKITHSKIKSYHHADSKFVVVSAASIIAKVTRDRAIASLAKKHPVGSGYPSDSKTVLFVKNWFLQNGKLPNYVRKSWAPSKLIMSQPLA
- a CDS encoding fibrillarin-like rRNA/tRNA 2'-O-methyltransferase; this translates as MESEDSDFIWLRLDGQKRLATENYVEGNTVYGEKLYKKSKIEYRIWDPFRSKLAAALYIGLDVFPITHGTKVLYLGASTGTTVSHISDIVGYNGIVFAVEHASRVARDFLDRVANFRKNVVPILQDARHPKQYFSVYGKVDVVYSDIAQPDQTEIAITNCQAYLKDGGYLFLVIKTRSIDVTQSPKNVIQSEMKKLQNNFEIIQDMTLEPYDKDHGLVVAKYHAKG
- a CDS encoding NOP5/NOP56 family protein, which translates into the protein MYFVIVTELGIVVSQNNTVSKSFAFDNPASEFVEAKKGNLKNNSVINYLRELNAGFFISDDALLKALKKESLDVQIMDEKQMDEIQANKPQVLVDAGFAKNIGDAMSKLRDFALSLSASRVTEVSQSPDLHIIQAINALDEMDVMINGLSSRLREWYGLHFPELDNIIDSINGYAQIVMAGNRSSLSDKVYQDAGFPDSKVQMLSVIQQKSKGGDISQENLAIVQSIARQILDMAKARNAIESHIESQMNVIAPNVAAILGTAVGARILAKAGSIKKLATLPASTIQVLGAEKALFRALKTGTQPPKHGILFQHPIVHAAPRWQRGKMARAIASKAAIAARVDVYGAGLNQTLLDKLNVRVTEIGEKYKEPTERPPQPQREGHHDFGRRDDRRDRRPRDRDSRGFGRSDDRPRDSFRNRNRDDRPRDSFRNRNRDDRPRDSFRDRDDRSRQGFRDDKPHQSFRDRDSRRDGFRSRGESDGPRREFRGDSGKRKKFGKRRF